A single Cyclopterus lumpus isolate fCycLum1 chromosome 15, fCycLum1.pri, whole genome shotgun sequence DNA region contains:
- the si:dkey-275b16.2 gene encoding peroxisomal N(1)-acetyl-spermine/spermidine oxidase, with the protein MSVNAYIVIIGCGISGVAAAHRLVNAGFNHVRILEATARSGGRIQTGRLGDNIVEIGANWIHGPSEKNPVFGLACKYRLLDPEALNPENQAIDFGGHPPFVPNVFCSSGRKLNADDIYHTQEMFAELLNESSKFTSQGGEPLASVGDFIRSEVQQRAAEKWKDIDATTRSLRQCMISNMLKLECCINGSHSMDEVGLGAYGLYKTLPGLDCTFPGGYEGLVKNVMSELPSGLVTYNQPVCCVHWNNTEKREHPVMIECDEERIAADHVIVTVPLGYLKKHHSALFHPPLPLHKLHSVQRLGFGTNNKIFVEFDEPWWDADCEVIYLVWEDEDGMVDKVPDVQRSWIRKLCAFTVLKPTERYGHVLCGWIAGHESEYMETLSEQEVTHTVTQLIRRFTGNPTITPKRTLRSQWFHDPWTCGSYSYPAIGCSEQDLENMVEPLPTKGSQSQPLQVLFAGEATHPYYYSTVHGALLTGWREADRLISHYSSMSPFESPSKSKL; encoded by the exons GGGATAATATTGTTGAGATAGGAGCAAACTGGATCCATGGACCGTCCGAGAAGAACCCTGTGTTTGGTCTGGCCTGTAAGTACAGGCTCCTGGACCCTGAGGCCCTCAACCCAGAGAACCAGGCCATCGACTTTGGAGGACATCCCCCCTTTGTCCCTAACGTTTTCTGCAGTTCAG GTCGGAAGCTGAATGCTGACGACATTTATCATACTCAAGAAATGTTTGCTGAGTTGCTGAATGAAAGTTCAAAATTTACGAGTCAAGGAGGAGAACCCCTGGCTTCTGTGGGAGATTTCATCCGGTCAGAG GTTCAACAACGAGCAGCAGAGAAGTGGAAAGATATCGACGCAACCACCAGATCCCTGCGACAGTGTATGATCAGTAACATGTTGAAGTTGGAGTGCTGCATTAATGGTTCTCACAGCATGGATGAGGTGGGCCTGGGGGCCTATGGCCTATATAAAACTCTTCCTGGTCTGGACTGTACCTTCCCAGG TGGCTATGAAGGTCTGGTCAAAAATGTGATGTCGGAGCTCCCCAGTGGTTTAGTGACCTACAATCAGCCTGTTTGCTGTGTCCACTGGAACAACACAGAGAAGAGGGAACACCCTGTGATGATCGAGTGTGATGAGGAGAGGATCGCTGCTGATCATGTCATTGTCACAGTACCTCTAG GATACCTAAAGAAGCACCATTCAGCCCTgttccatcctcctctccctctacACAAGCTGCACTCTGTCCAGAGACTCGGTTTTggaacaaacaataaaatatttgtGGAGTTTGATGAACCGTGGTGGGATGCTGACTGTGAGGTCATCTATCTTGTGTGGGAAGATGAG GACGGCATGGTGGACAAGGTACCAGATGTACAGAGGTCCTGGATAAGGAAGTTGTGTGCCTTCACTGTGCTCAAACCCACTGAAAG GTATGGCCATGTTCTGTGTGGTTGGATTGCTGGACATGAGTCTGAGTATATGGAGACACTGTCTGAACAAGAggtcacacacactgtcacacaacTCATCCGCAGATTTACAG gaaaCCCTACCATCACCCCAAAGAGAACCCTGCGCTCCCAGTGGTTTCATGACCCCTGGACATGTGGATCTTACAGTTACCCAGCAATAGGCTGTTCAGAACAGGACCTGGAGAACATGGTGGAGCCCCTGCCTACAAAGGGATCCCAGTCACAA CCCCTGCAGGTGCTATTTGCTGGAGAGGCTACTCATCCATACTACTACTCCACCGTCCATGGAGCTCTTCTCACTGGGTGGAGAGAAGCTGACAGACTCATCTCTCACTACTCCTCCATGAGTCCATTTGAGAGTCCATCTAAGTCAAAGCTTTAG